TCCGGCATCAAGCGAACTAAAATGAGCTCGAGGACGCTATACATCAAGTGCTTATTGCAATACTCATcgtccaacaccaccagcaaccccTCAATCTCATCCACCATCTCGTCCTCCACACTCTGGTCTAACGGGCCTATGGCTGCGCCAAAGTACAGGCGGCCGATACTTCTGGGAATCATGTTCCACAAGGCCCTCGCAGCCCTCCTACGAAGAGCGCACAGCTCTTCAGCCGACGAAGGTGGGAACAGGGACGATTTCCCAGGGGAATTGTTGGGGAACAAAGCGCCCCGGAGCGTCCGAAGGATGGGGGGTAGATGGGATGCTGAGAAGAGCAGTTGGATACGGTATGAGAGGAGCCTGTTCATCGAATCGGTTAGCTACGTTTACGGAAAGCGAACAACTCCAGCCATGAAAAATTTTTCTGGGTTAATCAAAAATGCGGGCATGTTGTGATGAATGATGCAGTGGGCTCTCTCTGTTTGAGATCTTCGAGCCGATGCGGGGGGCGAGTTGGCCTAtgagagagaaaaggaaCGAATATGGTGACTTGCCCCGTGCAGGAAGCCATGGAGCTAAGTGTGACGAGGTCTACATGATGCTCCATGTGTGGTGCATCGCTGAGAGGGTTATCAAACACTCGTTGACATCGACACCCATACACCCCATTCTGTATGTGGGCATTTTGCATCCTGGTGGACAGGACAGGTCCCCCATTTAGCCGTGTGGAGAGATTGATACGTCACAAAGCCGATGTAGATGACTCGGGTAATGCAACTTGCTGCAACACAGGTTCGGGGACTTGCACGGTAACACGAACTCGTCGTCTTTGTGCCTGTTGCTCAGTCCTTTTTTGCCGGGTGACACGGCAAGAAACATTGTACAACAAGCGATACAGGGGTGAATTGACCCGCTTTCGAGAACTTGCTGAACCCCCGGTCCTACTTGGGCGCTTAACGGCCGTGTTGGTGGAGGCGGTTGTTGAAGGCgcacaccatcaccaaacaaATCGGAAGCTAGAAGCTTACTTCGTTGCTGTAATTGGTTGGAAGCTACATGAGTAGCTTCAGAGCCAGCCCTGTGTTCTCTCCAACAACAGTAACTGCCAGACACACCCTAGGCATTCTCGTAGGTAGTGTGATGAAAGCCACAACTCTTGATAATCATCAAGAAACTCGACTAGGCTCGGGGCGAGACGTCCGTCCTTGCGGGCCGTCAAGCCAGATCCTGCTTTCACAGGTGTGGGTGGTTGTGCGTGGTGTGTCCAGTGACCCTGGAGTCATGCGAGGTGATAACGTCTTGGGCGGGAATAGTTTTCCCCCGTAGAGGAAGTTGGGATGCGTAACAAAGGAACTAAGAGCTCGTCTTACCTGTCTAGGGTGCCATCCAGCCCAGCCACCTGACCCGGCCCATGAATTGCTCCGAGTTGCAGAAGTGACAAGAAGCCTTCTAACCAGGGCATCCTCGATCGTAGCTCAATCAGATTGCTCAAGCAGCCCCATGCATTGAACGACAGTACTGGAACTTTGGATGGCAGCGTTTGAGGGTCTTGTGATGTGGTTTCTGCAATGTCCGAAGCCTTTGGCGCTAACTTTCTCTCTCCTGCTATTGTCGCTCGTGATGGAAGAGATGACGACATTGTTATAATGTTGAAAGCGAATCGGATTGTCGATATGAATAGAAGTGTAAATTGGATAATGGAGACGAAAAACCCCTGTATAGACCAGCGACGAAGTCCGCTGGGGTAGACTTTTCCCGGGGATTGTAAACTGTTCTCCCCTTTCTTCTCACTCCAGATGCGCTCAGCAATGCAGATAGCTTCGAACAACAACCATGGTTGAGCAGCTTTTTTTGCTATGACGTTTCCGATAATAAGTTCGGAGAAAATCTGACCGACAAGCGCTGTTAGACAAGGATTGTCGAGGTCTTCAGTTGGTAGGAGAATGGTGAGAACAGCCTCAACTAGCAGCTCACGGTATGCCGCTTCATTCTTGAGCTGCTTTgcggtggtgatgggatCACCGTAAACTGGGACCGGTGATAGGAGAGGCAGCGGCCAAAGAAAGTGGTACGCCCCGCGAGCTTCAATGCGGATCGTCTCGGCGACCTGATGGGGGTGTGTAATGCGGTAGGCTGGTTTCAAAGGTTAGTACCTGTGCCTCCAGTGAATCTTCTCTTCAACTCCCGTACCAGTGATATGCTTATCTAGTATCGCCGGGATCTCATCCAAAAGCAGGCTTTCCAAATCTAACTTGCGGAGGCGCTGTTCTAAAGCTCGCGTGCAGTGGGCAATGACATGTATGATCTCGGCAACGAACGTCTCATCGGGCGTGATCTTGTTGTACCAAGCCTGCACAAACTCTCGTAATATAATGGCAAGAAAAGCATAAAGCTGCAAATCTACGTCGTTACGGCTCGTGAGGGGTGGCAGTAGTTCGTCGATTGGCGTTTGCGAGTCTCGTCCCTTGTCACCCGACTCCTGTGGAAGAAGGACTTTGCGAATGAGCGCCTGAGTTGCTCGGTCGGATAATGGATCGGCTGTAGATGCGCGGTTAGGGCGGCGATTCGCTGGGATGGGAGCCACAGAAGTGTTCGAGGCAGAATGCTTATGTCGCGGAGTGCCAGCCCGAGCTGGCACAGGCTGTGGGATCGCAGTCACCGTGGTCATGACCAGCACCGGCACGGCCGAAGCAACATGACCTTCCAAGAGCAGTTGGCGACCAGGACCGATGTATCTGTTACGCGCGTAGTTACCGAGAGTCGTTGAGGGGGGAGGTTGAGATGTTGTTGGTCGCAATGGTTGTCGTCACCGCTGGTCGTTGATGTTAAGTTGGGTCGCTTTTGGGTCGCAGGTCGGAGCTGCATGAGCTTGAGCTAAATGTCACGGGCGGGTTGAGCCGCCTGAACCGTGCGCtgcaggacatggagcagtTCTGGCCCTGGCACGTGCATTAGCAACGGTCAGGGACTGCAGAGCTCTGATCAGGCGTGCTGTTCATAGCCAGACAGTCAATGCATATCCAGTTTTATTCACAGCCCCCCTTGCTTGCATCAAAGTTATACAGTGAACAACTACAGAGCACGGGCTGGACAAACACAGTGCCTGATTGTGCAAATCAGTCCATATGTCGGCAtcactacggagtacatgccCAAACAGTTGatcatactccgtactaCCAAAGTAGTCTATGAACTTGGATCGTAGATACGTGCACGGTGCTGTGACATTTCGCATCTTGGCTTAGTTCAAAAGTTGAAAGGTCTATTTCTGTCACGACAACAAGTCGCGGTACATGGCGATTTACAGTATGATTACAAAGGCCAAGCTGCCTGTCTGTGTCCTTTTCGACCCCGTCAGTTCTATATTTACACGTCTTTTGTAGTTGCCTCATATCTGTTGTATTGTTAACAAAACCATCGAACACGGTATGGCTTTGGGGATGGAGGGGACATACCTCTTGCCTCGGAAGGCCCATACCCCCCAGTTGCCGCAGCTAATGTCTTGAGGATCCATGTCATTCAAGTCCCATCGCAAGCTTCGAAAGATGTTTTCGCCCGGCTCCAGCAGAATATCAAATTCCCCTTTGGACTTCTTGTGCACCCATTCCACATCTCGTTCTAGATCGAACTGTGTGTATCCGGTTGAAATAATTGGCACCTTTGTCTCCAAAAGAAGCGGTAACGTCTCTTCCCATTCATGACTACTTGCGGGGTGGCCGAGACCAGGGTGGAACAGTACGAAGCAATCAAAATAGGGATCGTATGGTGCAAAATGGCCCGTCTTGTGAATAGTGTGGTAATAGTCGACAATTGTGCTGATTTTCATCTTGTACCACACGCGGTCTTCGACAATGGCGCCAAAAGGATTCGACGGGGTGCGCTCGGGTAAGGGAAACTCTTCATCACGATTAGCCATACTCTCCGGCCCAATAAAGACCAGATGCAGTCTCGACTCTGGGAACAAGTGGGCTAATTGCGTCCAGGCAGCCCGCGGCAACGAGGATTCAGCTCGCGCCCCAAGAATGAATACCCTAACAGGTGGTGGTTCAGGGCGAAGCTGGTTGATTCCTGCACCTCGCCCGGTCCCTGGAGGATGCAAATTATATCTCAAAGCTTCATGATGTTAGTCGTGTTATTGTCATGACTTTGAGATTCTAGGAAATACATACCACTGAAGCTCTTTAAGCCTTCGGCCGTCAGTCGCTCTCCTTTCTTGAGACTATAAGGACTGAGCTCGTGCAAAACACTGCCAACGGTAATAGGATACGTGAGAAGGCGCGTAATTTGCCTCATGGAGCGATCAGTATTTACAGCCTCAAACTCTCTGGTGTACATAAAAGTATCCCAGTTTGTCATGTTGACAgcagcttcatccaactGCAAATCAGGAAGATTGCCCTCGAAAAATACACGCCCAGAACGTAAATCGTGGTCATCCTCGTTGATCTGTCGAAGAGTATCACAAATTTTCAGGTGCTCCTCATAGTGGTCCATCCAGTGCTCCTTGCTGCAATAAACAGGAAATCCGCAATCGGGGCATTCGAAGTCCACATGGGCAGGAGCCATTGTCCCGGTCGACTCTTCAGATACATCGGATTTTGCTGCTACGGTTGGAAGCTTCGTTGGCTTATGGTCAGGATGGGGACATTGTGCGTGTTGTCTCATAAAGGCTGCTCGGCGACGGAACTCTGGCACCGGAGAGGAGGAAAATGGATGGAAGAGGTCATCTTGGCTGAGTCTCAAGCTCGAGGGAGGAGAATCTTTGCCTAGTGCCGCTGCCTCCGTCTTCTGTTCTGAGGTGGTCGTGAAAGTCCGCAGAGTCGCATTGTCGGCAGAGGCTCGCTTCGTACTTATCGACGCAATGGTTCCGCGAGGTCGGACGGCCAACTGTCCAGCTCTTCTTATGCCACCATGCCTGCGAAGTGATGCAGAACAGTGGCCGCAAAGACTAGAAGCGGCTCTGCGAAACATCGATTCCATTATTGCGCTGATTCGCAAGCAATCAGCGATTGCAACAGAATCGTTTGAGTTCTTTGGATCCGAGCTTACCACCTAGTGGGCAGACAATTTGAAAGCTCTCGGCCCACATGCGCCGGGAAGTGTCTGGCCACCGCATTAATAGTTCCTCCACCAAGCCGGACGATCACACCAAAGTTTTGTATCCTCGTCCCACCCACAGTCATTTCAAGCTTCAGTTAGAGCACTTCCACGCGAAACGACGCTTCAAACCGGCAATTCTAGCCTCGTAAAGCCGCGCAGGCTGGACTGCGCAGAGATAGGGCCATGGCGACTACTTCGAACATGTTCCTGTACTCGCTGACGGTCCAGCCGCCGAATAATGTTGTGGCGGCAGTCCTGGGCCAGTTCGCAGGCACCAAGGAGCAGCTCATCATAACAGGTGCTGGCTCACAACTGACCTTATTGCGACCGGATCCGTCTCTTGGCAAGGTGACAACGATTTTATCCCATGACGTCTTTGGAATAATTCGATCTCTTGCGGCTTTCCGCTTGGCGGGTAGCAATAAAGGTAAGCATTTCCTCCAGTTGCCTTCGACTTTGAAGCATGCAATTGAACATCTGGAACCACGTAGCTCTGGTGCTCAACCGGTATCCTGCGATTTGACAATTCTCACTTATGGAGCAACAACTTTCTGACCATGCTTTCTCACAGACTATTTGATTATCGCGTCTGATTCTGGCAGGATCACGATTGTCGAATACTTGCCAGCCCAGAACCGGTTCAGCAGACTACATCTCGAAACGTACGGCAAGTCCGGGGTCAGACGCGTGATTCCAGGAGAATATCTTGCGTGCGATCCCAAGGGACGAGCATGCCTTATTGCTGCCACCGAGAAGAACAAGCTAGTCTACGTTCTGAACCGAAGTGCACAAGCTGAGCTGACAATCTCCTCGCCCCTCGAAGCGCACAAACCTGGCGTGCTGGTTATTTCCATGGTGGCTTTGGATGTTGGATATGCTAATCCTGTCTTTGCCGCTCTGGAAATTGACTACTCTGAGGCCGATCAAGACTCCAGTGGTCAGGCGGTGGAAGAAGTCGAGACACAGCTTGTTTACTACGAACTGGATCTTGGCCTTAATCACGTTGTAAGGAAATGGTCGGAACCCGTTGACCCTTCTGCCACTCTCCTGTTCCAGGTTCCAGGAGGCAATGATGGGCCTAGTGGAGTGCTCGTTTGTGGCGAAGAGAGCATTACGTACAGGCATTCAAACCAGGACGCGTTTCGTGTGCCAATTCCTCGGAGAAAGGGAGCGACCGAGGACCCTTCTCGAAAACGCACAattgtgtgtggtgtgatGCATAAATTAAAAGGCAGCGCTGGCgcctttttctttcttttgcagTCCGAGGATGGCGATCTGTTCAAAGTTACCATCGATatggttgaggatgaggaaggcaACCCGACTGGTGAAGTAAAAAGACTCAAGATTAAGTACTTTGATACTGTACCAGTCGCCACCAGTCTCTGCATTCTAAAGAGTGGTTTTCTTTACATTGCCAGTCAGTTCGGCAACTTTTCCTTCTACCAATTCGAAAAACTTGgtgatgacgacgaggaactGGAGTTTATCAGCGATGATTTTCCTGTTGACCCGCATGCTTCATACGATCCCGTTTATTTCCACCCTCGGCCTGCCGAAAACCTGGCCCTTGTTGAGAGCATTCCGTCAATGAATCCATTGCTAGACTGTCAAGTTGAAAACTTGACGGGTGAGGATGCGCCACAGATTTATACTGTCTGTGGCAATGGAGCACGAAGCACTTTCAGAATGCTCAGACATGGTTTAGAGGTAAACGAGATCGTGGCTTCAGAGTTACCCGGTATTCCGTCTGCAGTGTGGACGTTGAAACTCAATCGAGGTGAACAGTTCGACGCTTACATCGTCTTGTCTTTCACGAATGGAACTCTTGTGCTGAGTATCGGAGAAACCGTTGAAGAAGTTAGCGATTCTGGCTTCTCTACGAGCGTTCCTACACTAGCAGCGCAATTACTAGGAGACGACGGCCTTATTCAGGTTCATCCCAAGGGAATTCGACATATCCGCAATGGGAAGGTTAACGAGTGGGATGCTCCACAGCACAGATCTATTGTGGCAGCCTCAACGAATGctcatcaagttgccattGCACTCAGCTCAGGCGAAATTGTGTATTTCGAGATGGATTCTGACGGATCTCTGGCGGAATacgatgagaagaaggagatgtctggtactGTCACTTGTCTTAGCTTGGGTGAAGTCCCAGAAGGAAGGGTACGCAGCTCATTTCTGGCCGTCGGCTGTGATGACTGCACAGTTCGAATCCTGAGCCTTGATCCTGAGTCAACCCTTGAAAGCAAGTCAGTCCAGGCCTTGACAGCTgcaccatcatcattggCCATTATCGCCATGGATGATTCGGCGTCAGGAGGCTCCACGCTTTATCTTCATATCGGCTTGCACTCCGGTGTCTACCTGCGAACCGTTCTTGACGAGGTCACAGGTGAACTGACCGACACGAGACAAAAGTTCTTGGGGCCAAAGCAAGTGCGACTTTTCCAAGTTACTGTACAAGGAACGACTTGCGTTCTAGGCCTTAGCTCAAGACCTTGGCTGGGTTATTCCGATCCAATTACCAAAGGATTCGTCGTCACCCCTCTCAACTATGTCGATCTTGAATGGGGGTGGAACTTTAGTAGCGAGCAGTGCGAGGAGGGCGTTGTCGGTATTCAGGGCCAATCTCTGAGGTAAGTTAAGCCAAGTACCCTTTTTAACCGTTATTCCCACTTTGCCAAAATGATGAAACTCTGGGATCCTATGCCTATGAGCTATGAGGCCTTTAATACGCATTTTTTTTCCAATTGTTCCTACTGAAATGGCATACTTTTCACTCGTTTACACAGTTTTGCTTCCGTTCAACAACGACGCGGATACTAACATAACTCAGGATCTTCTCTATCGACCGATTAGGCGATACTTTGACGCAAAAAGCTGTCTCTCTGACGTACACACCGAAGAAGCTTATCAAGCATCCACAGCAACCCCTCTTCTACACTATTGAAAGCGATAATAATACGCTCCCACCCGATCTGCGAGCTCAGTTGCTTGCTGACCCATCCGTGGTTAATGGTGATTCGACAATTTTACCACCAGAGGATTTTGGCTACCCCAAAGGCAATCGCCGATGGGCATCTTGCATCAACGTGATTGACCCGGTTTCTGACGAGCCTCAAGTTCTGCAGACTGTTGATTTAGAAAATAATGAGGCAGCTGTTAGCGCGGCTGTGGTTCCGTTTGCAAGTCAAGATAACGAAAGTTTTCTCATCGTCGGTACGGGTAAAGACATTGTGGTAAATCCACGAAGCTTTTCAGAAGCCTATATTTACGTGTATCGCTTCCAAGATGAGGGAAGAGAGCTTGAATTTATACACAAGACCAAAATCGAAGAACCCCCTCTGGCGTTGATACCATTCCAAGGCAAACTTCTTGCTGGAGTTGGGAAGACTCTCCGAGTGTACGATCTTGGCATGCGACAAATGCTGCGAAAGGCACAAGCAGAAGTTGCCCCTCAGCAAATTGTGACACTGAACGCCCAGGGCAGCAGAATTATTGTCGGCGATGTGCAACAAGGCGTCACATATGTGACCTAcaaaccaaccaccaacaagctcatACCTTTTGCGGACGATACGACTGCACGATGGACAACCTGTACGGCAATGGTTGACTATGAATCGGTGGCTGGGGGAGATAAATTTGGCAATATGTTCATCGTTCGTTGCCCTCCAAAGGCAAGTGAGGAGGCTGACGAAGAGCAATCTGGCCTTCACTTGATGAACGCCAGGGATTACCTTCACGGGACCTCTCAGCGTCTCGATTTAATGTGTCACTTTTACGCACAAGATATTCCTACTAGCATGGCAAAAACTagccttgttgttggtggacaaGAGGTGTTATTATGGAGCGGTCTTATGGGCACCATTGGTGTGTTTATACCTCTCATAAGTCGAGAGGATGCGGACTTCTTCCAAAGTCTTGAATCACATCTGCGGACCGAGGACCCACCCTTGGCTGGAAGAGACCATCTTATGTATCGATCATACTACGCTCCTGTGAAGGGCATTATTGACGGAGATCTCTGTGAACGATATACCTTGCTTCCCaacgacaagaagcaaatgaTTGCCGGCGAACTGGACCGATCAGTCCGAGAAATTGAAAGGAAAATATCTGTACGTTAACCCAAAGCTCCTTCTGCTTCCCTGTTTTGTCTCGGAGTACAAGCTAACAGTAACTTCAGGATATCCGTACTAGATCCGCCTTTTAATATATGAACTCGTCTGTTGGGTAGATGCCACTTGATGCGTTGTATGATATATCCTGTTTATACCTTatttggctggctggcggcggcggcagcggcgtTGGAGTACATTGATAAAAGTCTCATAGACGGACTTGGGCATCAAAGGGTTAAACGTGCCTTTCTAGCACTTTaaatgaagatgaatttAATACCCAGATCAACTCGTACATATGCTACCCTTTAGCCTACCTTCGCCAAAAGAAACCTAGGTTCTTGGGTTTCGTCGGCGCATGGCTTGATCCATTTCTAGCCTGTTCCCGTTCCCATGCCTCGTCACCAAAGTACGCCTGTACTGAAGCGCCAAGGTCGTAGCCCGACTGCTCAAGGTACAATTGTGCGATGTCATAATCAGACACTTTGCAAGACGTCATAAATCGCCGTATCTTGCCCTTTCTCAGTTCTTCATCTTCCCCATCAATAGGCGTGGGTGACAGGCTAACACCACCTTTGTAATATTCACCAGGTATCAAAATCGTCTTCCTACCCTGTAAAAGATGATCACTCGTTATGTTATTGGCCCGGCGCAGAGCGACTGCAGGAACGCCGTATCGAAAGGACAATGATGTGATGGtgtcgtggtcgtggttCAAAAAATGGAGGGTATCATCGGCTATAttcttctcgtcttcttctATGGCTTTGTTCTCAGGCTTTGGGGGCTGCGGCTTCGAGTCTATGGGGGTATATGGTGGAGGGGCAGTGTTCATGGCTCGTGAGGATGGA
The genomic region above belongs to Pochonia chlamydosporia 170 chromosome 2, whole genome shotgun sequence and contains:
- a CDS encoding Peptidoglycan-binding lysin domain-containing protein (similar to Metarhizium robertsii ARSEF 23 XP_007822169.1), whose product is MESCSTCATILQPQNTPPPEKIPEDRTVSCCGRIICGRCIKNNPRFSQYCPYCQVSSTPSPLPQGLKDPPSYTSVPSSRAMNTAPPPYTPIDSKPQPPKPENKAIEEDEKNIADDTLHFLNHDHDTITSLSFRYGVPAVALRRANNITSDHLLQGRKTILIPGEYYKGGVSLSPTPIDGEDEELRKGKIRRFMTSCKVSDYDIAQLYLEQSGYDLGASVQAYFGDEAWEREQARNGSSHAPTKPKNLGFFWRR
- a CDS encoding mRNA processing protein (Mss51) (similar to Neosartorya fischeri NRRL 181 XP_001262880.1), which translates into the protein MESMFRRAASSLCGHCSASLRRHGGIRRAGQLAVRPRGTIASISTKRASADNATLRTFTTTSEQKTEAAALGKDSPPSSLRLSQDDLFHPFSSSPVPEFRRRAAFMRQHAQCPHPDHKPTKLPTVAAKSDVSEESTGTMAPAHVDFECPDCGFPVYCSKEHWMDHYEEHLKICDTLRQINEDDHDLRSGRVFFEGNLPDLQLDEAAVNMTNWDTFMYTREFEAVNTDRSMRQITRLLTYPITVGSVLHELSPYSLKKGERLTAEGLKSFSALRYNLHPPGTGRGAGINQLRPEPPPVRVFILGARAESSLPRAAWTQLAHLFPESRLHLVFIGPESMANRDEEFPLPERTPSNPFGAIVEDRVWYKMKISTIVDYYHTIHKTGHFAPYDPYFDCFVLFHPGLGHPASSHEWEETLPLLLETKVPIISTGYTQFDLERDVEWVHKKSKGEFDILLEPGENIFRSLRWDLNDMDPQDISCGNWGVWAFRGKRYEATTKDV
- a CDS encoding splicing factor 3B subunit 3 (similar to Aspergillus terreus NIH2624 XP_001212565.1) — protein: MATTSNMFLYSLTVQPPNNVVAAVLGQFAGTKEQLIITGAGSQLTLLRPDPSLGKVTTILSHDVFGIIRSLAAFRLAGSNKDYLIIASDSGRITIVEYLPAQNRFSRLHLETYGKSGVRRVIPGEYLACDPKGRACLIAATEKNKLVYVLNRSAQAELTISSPLEAHKPGVLVISMVALDVGYANPVFAALEIDYSEADQDSSGQAVEEVETQLVYYELDLGLNHVVRKWSEPVDPSATLLFQVPGGNDGPSGVLVCGEESITYRHSNQDAFRVPIPRRKGATEDPSRKRTIVCGVMHKLKGSAGAFFFLLQSEDGDLFKVTIDMVEDEEGNPTGEVKRLKIKYFDTVPVATSLCILKSGFLYIASQFGNFSFYQFEKLGDDDEELEFISDDFPVDPHASYDPVYFHPRPAENLALVESIPSMNPLLDCQVENLTGEDAPQIYTVCGNGARSTFRMLRHGLEVNEIVASELPGIPSAVWTLKLNRGEQFDAYIVLSFTNGTLVLSIGETVEEVSDSGFSTSVPTLAAQLLGDDGLIQVHPKGIRHIRNGKVNEWDAPQHRSIVAASTNAHQVAIALSSGEIVYFEMDSDGSLAEYDEKKEMSGTVTCLSLGEVPEGRVRSSFLAVGCDDCTVRILSLDPESTLESKSVQALTAAPSSLAIIAMDDSASGGSTLYLHIGLHSGVYLRTVLDEVTGELTDTRQKFLGPKQVRLFQVTVQGTTCVLGLSSRPWLGYSDPITKGFVVTPLNYVDLEWGWNFSSEQCEEGVVGIQGQSLRIFSIDRLGDTLTQKAVSLTYTPKKLIKHPQQPLFYTIESDNNTLPPDLRAQLLADPSVVNGDSTILPPEDFGYPKGNRRWASCINVIDPVSDEPQVLQTVDLENNEAAVSAAVVPFASQDNESFLIVGTGKDIVVNPRSFSEAYIYVYRFQDEGRELEFIHKTKIEEPPLALIPFQGKLLAGVGKTLRVYDLGMRQMLRKAQAEVAPQQIVTLNAQGSRIIVGDVQQGVTYVTYKPTTNKLIPFADDTTARWTTCTAMVDYESVAGGDKFGNMFIVRCPPKASEEADEEQSGLHLMNARDYLHGTSQRLDLMCHFYAQDIPTSMAKTSLVVGGQEVLLWSGLMGTIGVFIPLISREDADFFQSLESHLRTEDPPLAGRDHLMYRSYYAPVKGIIDGDLCERYTLLPNDKKQMIAGELDRSVREIERKISDIRTRSAF